From uncultured Bacteroides sp., a single genomic window includes:
- a CDS encoding ammonium transporter, whose product MKRRLVKYIVFFLLLFLGVHSSAIAQDSVTTAVADTTMAAQAVAATASPVVATKAVATLDSGNTAWMMVATILVLLMTIPGLALFYGGLVRKKNILSVLMQCLILTGVISIIWIAFGYSWVFGTSFAVSGNPLSFIIGGFDKVFLHGISIKSLTIGNIPETLFALYQCMFAVITPALIIGAFAERIKFKGFLVFAILWSVIVYNPMAHWVWGGGWMQKMGALDFAGGTVVHINAGISALVMAIMLGCRKGYKARESVLTPNSTPFVFIGTALLWLGWIGFNAGSGLAADGLAANAFLVTHFAACVSAIVWMTLEWTINKKPTVVGFCTGAVGGLVAITPAAGSCDVLGAFFIGLITPIICFIMVAYVKPKLKYDDTLDAFGVHGVGGIIGSILTGVFATRVVTGDGGAQGALYGNWHQLWVQILVTLATIVYSAVLTIILFYIVNKTIGLRVTKEEESVGLDISQHGEIAYDEEE is encoded by the coding sequence ATGAAACGAAGGTTAGTTAAATATATAGTATTTTTTCTTTTATTGTTTTTAGGTGTTCATTCATCTGCAATTGCGCAGGATTCAGTAACCACTGCTGTGGCAGATACAACAATGGCTGCACAAGCAGTGGCCGCTACTGCTTCACCTGTAGTTGCTACAAAAGCTGTAGCTACTTTAGACTCGGGAAATACTGCCTGGATGATGGTTGCAACCATTCTGGTATTGTTAATGACTATTCCGGGGTTAGCTCTTTTTTATGGTGGACTGGTACGGAAAAAGAATATACTTAGCGTTTTGATGCAATGCCTTATTCTTACAGGTGTAATAAGTATTATCTGGATTGCATTTGGATATAGTTGGGTATTTGGCACTAGTTTTGCGGTATCAGGTAATCCGTTAAGTTTTATTATAGGTGGATTTGATAAAGTGTTTTTGCACGGCATTTCTATTAAGTCATTAACAATAGGAAATATTCCTGAGACATTGTTTGCTTTGTATCAATGTATGTTCGCTGTGATTACTCCGGCGCTTATCATTGGTGCATTTGCTGAAAGAATTAAGTTCAAAGGCTTTCTGGTATTTGCAATTCTTTGGTCAGTTATTGTTTACAACCCTATGGCCCACTGGGTATGGGGCGGTGGATGGATGCAAAAGATGGGAGCTTTAGACTTTGCCGGTGGGACTGTAGTTCATATTAACGCAGGTATTTCTGCTCTTGTAATGGCGATTATGCTAGGTTGCAGAAAAGGATATAAAGCAAGAGAATCTGTACTGACTCCAAATAGTACTCCTTTTGTATTCATTGGTACAGCTCTTTTATGGTTAGGTTGGATTGGGTTTAATGCTGGAAGCGGATTGGCGGCAGATGGCTTAGCTGCCAATGCTTTCCTTGTAACTCACTTTGCTGCATGTGTTTCTGCAATTGTATGGATGACTTTAGAATGGACCATAAATAAGAAGCCAACAGTTGTTGGTTTTTGCACCGGTGCTGTAGGTGGTCTTGTTGCAATTACTCCTGCGGCAGGAAGCTGTGATGTCCTTGGAGCATTCTTTATTGGATTGATCACTCCTATAATCTGTTTTATAATGGTTGCTTATGTGAAACCAAAATTAAAATATGATGATACACTTGATGCATTCGGCGTACATGGTGTTGGTGGTATTATTGGTTCTATCCTTACAGGTGTATTTGCTACCCGTGTAGTTACAGGTGACGGTGGTGCACAAGGTGCTTTGTATGGTAACTGGCATCAACTATGGGTACAGATTTTAGTAACATTGGCTACAATAGTATATAGCGCTGTACTTACTATTATCTTATTCTATATTGTAAATAAGACAATAGGACTTAGAGTGACAAAAGAAGAAGAATCAGTAGGTCTTGATATTTCTCAACACGGAGAAATAGCTTATGATGAAGAAGAATAA
- a CDS encoding DUF169 domain-containing protein, producing MDKELRDKFISHWQKYFPNAELPITFQYSDDTMGIEKEKLFEGHHCIFAQLTKVRRGDSVCMQNESVNCRGGKRYLGFFHTLFPGFECFLSHDEAGEGERYKRTPELVTECMKHLPFISVKKNIIFKRWDRLNEEDAPQAVIFFATPDVISGLFTLTCFNSAASDAVITPFGAGCASIVYHPYQEELNGTKRAVLGLFDPSARKFVKSDLLTFSIPFSKFSEMINEMEESFLITDSWSIIKGRMGKVNQIE from the coding sequence ATGGACAAAGAATTAAGAGATAAGTTTATATCACATTGGCAAAAATATTTTCCCAATGCAGAGTTACCTATAACATTTCAGTATTCAGATGATACAATGGGAATTGAAAAAGAAAAGCTCTTTGAGGGACACCACTGTATATTTGCTCAGCTGACAAAGGTCAGAAGAGGAGACTCAGTGTGTATGCAGAATGAATCAGTTAATTGCCGTGGAGGAAAGCGTTATCTGGGATTTTTTCATACTTTGTTCCCTGGATTTGAATGCTTCCTGTCTCATGATGAGGCTGGTGAGGGTGAACGTTATAAGCGCACGCCGGAACTAGTGACCGAGTGTATGAAACACCTGCCTTTTATTTCTGTGAAAAAAAATATTATATTCAAACGTTGGGATAGACTCAATGAAGAGGATGCCCCGCAGGCGGTTATCTTTTTTGCCACTCCAGATGTTATTTCAGGCTTATTTACGCTGACCTGTTTTAATAGTGCTGCATCTGATGCTGTGATTACTCCTTTTGGAGCTGGTTGCGCCTCAATAGTTTATCATCCTTATCAGGAAGAACTTAATGGAACAAAGAGAGCTGTACTTGGACTCTTTGATCCATCGGCCCGTAAATTTGTAAAAAGTGATCTGCTTACTTTTTCTATCCCTTTTTCAAAGTTTTCTGAGATGATTAATGAAATGGAGGAAAGTTTTCTTATTACAGATAGCTGGTCAATAATCAAAGGGAGGATGGGAAAGGTTAATCAAATAGAGTAA